The proteins below are encoded in one region of Ricinus communis isolate WT05 ecotype wild-type chromosome 6, ASM1957865v1, whole genome shotgun sequence:
- the LOC8265990 gene encoding 40S ribosomal protein S15a-1 → MVRVSVLNDALKSMYNAEKRGKRQVMIRPSSKVIIKFLLVMQKHGYIGEFEYVDDHRAGKIVVELNGRLNKCGVISPRFDIGVKEIEGWTARLLPSRQFGYIVLTTSAGIMDHEEARRKNVGGKVLGFFY, encoded by the exons ATGGTGAGAGTTAGTGTTTTGAATGATGCTCTCAAGAGCATGTACAATGCTGAAAAACGTGGGAAGCGTCAGGTCATGATTAGGCCTTCTTCAAAAGTGATTATCAAGTTTCTGTTGGTGATGCAGAAGCATG GTTACATTGGCGAGTTCGAGTATGTTGATGATCACAGGGCTGGTAAAATTGTGGTCGAGTTAAATGGGAGATTGAACAAGTGTGGAGTTATTAGTCCTCGTTTTGATATTGGTGTCAAGGAGATTGAAGGGTGGACTGCTAGATTGCTCCCATCTAGACAG TTTGGTTATATTGTGTTGACAACTTCTGCTGGCATTATGGACCATGAAGAAGCTAGAAGAAAGAATGTTGGTGGCAAAGTGCTTGGGTTCTTTTACTAA